In Anaerolineae bacterium, a genomic segment contains:
- a CDS encoding metallophosphoesterase: protein MRNTYPWVAVRLVICLFGVFGLLWGWDAVSSLGSAAQETNWKLHSSSQVMPQQAWTCMPADTLIDVLSLSSKTVRFAVIGDYGLAGRPEADVAALVKSWNPDFIITTGDNNYPRGAAETIDRNIGQYYHEFIHPYRGLYGAGSAINRFFPVLGNHDWATPGAKPYLEYFTLPGNERYYDFVWGPVHLFAIDSDFREPDGITRDSKQAAWLRDRLAASTSPWKLVYMHHPPFSSGLHGSTAALQWPYAEWGATAVLAGHDHTYERILRGGFPYFVNGLGGNGIYRFKTIVPGSQVRYNADFGAMLIEASYDAIVFRFISRRGVIVDTYSIHR, encoded by the coding sequence ATGCGAAACACCTATCCGTGGGTGGCGGTCAGGCTGGTAATTTGTCTTTTCGGGGTGTTTGGCCTGCTGTGGGGCTGGGATGCCGTGTCGTCGCTGGGATCGGCAGCTCAGGAGACAAACTGGAAGCTCCACAGCAGCAGCCAGGTTATGCCTCAGCAAGCCTGGACATGTATGCCTGCTGACACTCTTATCGATGTCCTCTCATTGAGCTCGAAGACTGTTCGCTTTGCAGTGATCGGTGACTATGGGCTGGCCGGCCGGCCGGAGGCGGATGTAGCCGCCCTGGTTAAGAGCTGGAATCCCGACTTTATCATCACTACCGGCGATAACAACTACCCGCGCGGTGCGGCCGAAACCATTGACCGCAATATCGGCCAGTATTATCACGAATTCATCCATCCATACCGAGGCCTTTACGGCGCTGGCAGCGCGATCAACCGCTTTTTCCCCGTGTTGGGCAATCACGACTGGGCTACCCCCGGCGCCAAACCCTACCTCGAATACTTCACCTTGCCCGGCAACGAGCGCTACTACGATTTCGTCTGGGGGCCGGTTCACCTCTTTGCCATAGATAGCGACTTTCGCGAGCCGGATGGGATCACGCGCGACTCGAAGCAGGCGGCTTGGCTGCGGGACCGACTGGCCGCTTCGACCTCGCCTTGGAAGCTAGTATATATGCACCATCCGCCGTTCTCGTCAGGCCTGCACGGGTCTACCGCAGCCCTGCAATGGCCCTACGCCGAGTGGGGCGCAACAGCCGTCCTGGCTGGCCATGACCACACCTATGAGCGCATCCTCCGAGGCGGCTTCCCCTATTTCGTCAACGGCTTGGGCGGCAACGGCATCTACCGCTTCAAAACGATCGTCCCCGGCAGTCAAGTGCGCTACAACGCCGATTTCGGGGCTATGCTGATCGAGGCTAGCTACGACGCCATTGTCTTTCGGTTCATCTCGCGTCGAGGGGTGATCGTTGACACTTACTCGATCCACCGATAG
- a CDS encoding AAA family ATPase has product MAIVKPLPPESLYRRCDPQQFNFETTEELEDLTEVIGQPRAVEAVRFGVGIERAGYNIFALGPAGTGKHSLVRQFLERQAAAEPVPSDWCYVHNFEQPHRPRALRLPPGVGVQLRDDMKRLIEDLHTALVSAFESDEYRTRQRVIEEEFKERQERAFEGLQQRAQERGFALLRTPAGLVFAPLRGSEVLPPEEFQKLPEAERKRLKDEVEILQKELQDIILQMPRWEREARERVRALDREVTNFAVGSLFDELRKKYADLAEVVDYLNAVQRDVVENVRDFLRPEEPPSSDTSGPPIPYPLIRPSSLRRYQVNVLVDHSASKGAPVIYEDNPTYQNLLGRVEHLAQMGMLVTDFNLIKPGALHRANGGYLILDARKVLLMPFAWEGLKRALQSRQIRIEPIDQLLSLISTVSLDPEPIPLDIKVALLGDRLLYYLLCELDPDFGELFKVAADFSEEMDRTPENQLLYARLIATQVRREKLRPFDRSAVARIIEHSSRLAEDAEKLSARMRGIIDLLREADYWAGEAGHSVVSATDVQRAIDAQIYRANRMQERLREEVLRGTILIDTDGAKVGQVNGLSVMTLGDYSFGHPSRITARVWMGKGEVINIEREVEMSGPIHSKGVLILSGFLGARYAADQPLSLSASLVFEQSYSGVEGDSASSAELYALLSAIAEVPIKQSLAVTGSVNQHGQIQPIGGVNEKIEGFFDVCKARGLTGEQGVLIPAANVKNLMLRQDVVEAVAAGKFHIYPIETIDQGIEILTGIPAGERDESGNYPEGTFNARVRARLAELAEKQAAFRAAGNEEE; this is encoded by the coding sequence GTGGCCATCGTCAAACCGTTACCGCCGGAGTCCTTATACCGGCGCTGTGATCCGCAGCAATTCAACTTTGAAACCACCGAGGAGCTGGAAGATCTCACCGAGGTCATCGGGCAGCCGCGGGCGGTGGAGGCCGTCCGCTTCGGCGTCGGCATCGAGCGCGCGGGGTACAATATCTTCGCGCTGGGGCCGGCCGGCACGGGAAAGCATTCCCTTGTTCGCCAATTCTTGGAGCGGCAAGCTGCCGCAGAGCCGGTTCCTTCTGATTGGTGCTACGTTCACAATTTCGAGCAGCCCCACCGACCGCGGGCCTTGCGCCTGCCACCCGGCGTGGGCGTCCAGTTACGGGACGACATGAAGCGGTTGATCGAGGATCTGCACACAGCGCTGGTCTCTGCGTTTGAGAGCGATGAATACCGCACACGCCAGCGAGTGATCGAGGAGGAGTTCAAAGAACGACAGGAGAGAGCCTTTGAAGGGCTTCAACAGCGCGCCCAGGAGCGGGGTTTCGCCCTGCTGCGCACGCCGGCCGGCTTGGTGTTCGCTCCCTTGCGCGGCAGCGAGGTGCTTCCGCCAGAGGAGTTCCAAAAGCTCCCTGAAGCAGAGCGGAAACGCCTAAAGGATGAGGTGGAGATACTCCAGAAGGAGTTGCAGGACATCATTCTGCAAATGCCGCGTTGGGAGCGCGAGGCACGGGAGCGGGTGAGGGCGCTGGATCGCGAGGTCACCAATTTTGCCGTCGGATCCCTGTTTGACGAATTGCGCAAGAAATACGCCGATCTGGCCGAGGTGGTGGATTACTTGAACGCCGTGCAGCGGGATGTGGTGGAAAACGTGAGGGATTTCCTGCGCCCAGAGGAGCCGCCATCATCGGACACCTCCGGCCCGCCCATACCCTATCCCCTAATCAGGCCGTCCTCGCTGCGCCGCTATCAGGTAAACGTCCTTGTGGACCACAGCGCTTCGAAAGGAGCGCCGGTTATCTACGAGGACAACCCCACGTACCAGAACTTGCTCGGGCGAGTCGAGCATCTCGCTCAGATGGGCATGTTGGTAACCGATTTCAATCTGATCAAGCCCGGCGCGCTTCATCGCGCCAACGGAGGTTATTTGATCCTTGACGCGCGCAAAGTGCTGTTGATGCCCTTCGCCTGGGAGGGACTCAAACGCGCTCTGCAGTCCCGCCAGATCCGGATCGAGCCAATTGATCAATTGCTTAGCCTGATCAGCACCGTCTCGCTGGATCCGGAGCCGATCCCACTGGATATAAAGGTTGCCCTACTGGGTGACCGTTTGCTCTACTATCTGCTCTGCGAGCTCGATCCTGATTTCGGCGAGCTCTTCAAAGTGGCGGCAGATTTCAGCGAGGAAATGGACCGCACCCCGGAGAACCAGCTCTTGTACGCCCGCTTGATCGCTACGCAAGTGCGACGGGAGAAGTTGCGCCCCTTTGATCGCTCCGCAGTGGCCCGCATCATTGAGCACAGCTCCCGCCTTGCGGAGGATGCTGAGAAGCTATCGGCGCGCATGCGTGGCATCATTGACCTGTTGAGGGAGGCTGACTACTGGGCAGGAGAGGCTGGCCATTCTGTAGTTAGCGCAACGGATGTTCAACGAGCTATTGACGCCCAAATCTACCGCGCTAACCGCATGCAGGAGCGCCTGCGGGAGGAAGTGCTGCGCGGGACGATCCTAATAGACACCGATGGAGCAAAGGTCGGCCAGGTCAACGGACTCTCGGTGATGACCCTCGGCGATTACTCGTTCGGTCATCCCAGCCGCATCACCGCCCGCGTTTGGATGGGCAAAGGCGAGGTGATCAATATCGAGCGCGAGGTTGAGATGAGTGGTCCGATTCACTCCAAGGGGGTGTTGATCCTGTCAGGATTCCTAGGGGCGCGCTACGCTGCCGATCAACCCCTCTCGCTTTCGGCTAGTCTGGTCTTCGAGCAGTCCTATAGCGGCGTTGAGGGCGATAGCGCCTCTTCGGCCGAGCTGTATGCGCTACTGTCAGCCATCGCTGAAGTGCCGATCAAACAGTCCTTAGCAGTGACGGGCTCGGTGAACCAGCATGGCCAGATTCAACCCATCGGCGGGGTCAACGAGAAAATCGAGGGGTTCTTTGACGTGTGCAAGGCGAGGGGACTGACTGGCGAGCAGGGTGTGCTGATCCCGGCCGCTAATGTGAAAAACCTGATGCTGCGGCAAGATGTGGTTGAGGCTGTGGCAGCAGGTAAATTCCATATTTATCCCATCGAAACTATTGACCAGGGGATCGAGATCCTGACTGGTATTCCAGCCGGCGAGCGGGATGAGTCAGGAAATTATCCAGAGGGGACCTTTAACGCCAGGGTGAGGGCAAGGCTAGCCGAGCTAGCGGAAAAACAGGCCGCGTTTCGAGCTGCGGGTAATGAGGAGGAATAA
- a CDS encoding universal stress protein, translated as MNDQERVWDIRRILVALDASPHSLAALEAAVELAAMLRAELLGLFVEDINLLRLGELSLAREVYAHSATASPIDSQHVERQLRTQAERARQALAERAERAQVRWAFRVTRGAVASEVLAAAAEADLITLGKVGWSVIGRRRLGATAQAIVSNASAPALISRQGARLGRSLLAVYDGSPAAQRALIMATNLARDPERSLTVLILTGRMDIAQEWQGQITAWLRARGLSARYRWQPGVTLSQLAQVIRAEGEGIVVLPRESPLWPDEVLAALLNEIECPVLLVR; from the coding sequence ATGAATGACCAGGAACGGGTGTGGGACATACGGCGCATTTTAGTAGCCCTAGATGCTTCACCGCATAGCCTGGCTGCGCTAGAAGCGGCTGTGGAGCTGGCCGCCATGCTGCGTGCAGAGCTCTTAGGTCTGTTCGTCGAGGACATCAACTTGTTGCGATTGGGGGAGCTCTCGTTGGCTCGTGAGGTCTATGCTCACTCGGCGACAGCGAGCCCAATTGACAGCCAACACGTCGAGCGACAACTGCGTACGCAGGCGGAGCGAGCCCGTCAGGCGTTGGCAGAGCGAGCGGAGCGCGCCCAGGTGCGTTGGGCTTTCCGTGTGACGCGCGGGGCAGTTGCCTCAGAGGTACTGGCGGCTGCGGCAGAGGCGGACCTGATCACGCTGGGAAAGGTGGGCTGGTCGGTGATCGGGCGGCGGCGGCTGGGAGCTACAGCACAGGCGATTGTGTCTAACGCCTCAGCCCCAGCTTTGATCTCGCGCCAAGGGGCTCGTCTAGGGCGATCGCTCTTGGCGGTATATGATGGCTCGCCCGCGGCGCAACGGGCGCTGATCATGGCGACGAACCTGGCGCGTGATCCAGAGCGATCATTAACTGTGTTAATCTTGACCGGCCGGATGGATATTGCGCAGGAGTGGCAGGGGCAAATCACTGCATGGCTGAGAGCACGCGGCCTCTCCGCGCGTTATCGGTGGCAACCGGGTGTGACGCTGTCGCAGTTGGCCCAGGTGATTCGCGCCGAGGGCGAGGGCATCGTGGTGTTGCCGCGTGAGAGCCCCCTTTGGCCGGACGAGGTGCTGGCAGCGCTATTGAACGAAATCGAATGTCCGGTGCTGTTGGTGAGGTAA